In Streptomyces sp. Li-HN-5-11, the sequence TCTCCGGACTGGTTCCGTCACCGTTGGCCAGGTCGCCGAGGACGCCGAGCGCCGCCATGTAGCGTTCCGCCATTCTGGGCGAGATGGGCCGGCGGCCATGCTGGTCCCTGGTGAGCAGGCAGTGGTTCGTCTCTTGGGCGAACACCCAGCAATCCAGTGTCTCGCCGGGACGCGGGGGCACCGAGCCGTGGCGGACGGTCAGGACCAGAGGCACATCGATCGCGGGAGACAGAGCCTTGACCCGGTAGCGTCCGCCGGGTGTCCGGCCGGTCACGCGGACTCGGACGTCCGTACCGATCTCGGGGACGTCACCGTCTGCCATGTCTGGTTCGCCTTCGGTGGGAGCTGGTTCGGTGCTGCTGCCGCCGGAGTTCGTGAAGGCTTCCGGGAGCGGGGAGGTGTGCAGGACGGTGAGGCTTTGGGTGCTGCGGGTGAGCGCGACATACAACTGGCGCAGGCCGGCCGGGCCGCGGTCGGCGATGGTGGCGGGTTCGACGACGAGGACGTGGTCGTACTCCATGCCCTTGGCCTGCGCGGCGGCCAGCACGGACACCGCCTCGCGTCCCTGCTCGGTGATGCCGTCGGCCAGGTCCAGGTGGCGGCTGATCTCGTCGAGCCAGCCGGAGTCGTCGGGGACGATGACCGCCACGGAGCGCAGGGTCTGTCCGTCGCTGGTGCCGATGAGGCGGGTGGCTTGGGCCACGGTGTCGTCGAGGAGTCTCCACGGGTCGGTCGCGACTGTCCGAACGGCGCCCTCGCCGGCCGCGCGTACGGCCTGCGGGTACGGCAGTGCGGGGGCGATGGTGCGGGCCAGGGGGGCGACGAACTCCATGATTTCGGCCGGCACGCGGTAGCTGGTGGTCAGCTCGGCCACGCGCCAGTCGCCGTGGTCGGACAGAAGGGTGCCGAGGCGGTCCCAGTCGGTATGGGCGTGAGGGCCGGTGGCCTGGGCGAGGTCGCCGAGGATGGTCATGGAGCCGTGCGCCGCGGAGCGCCGGCGCAGGGAGCGGGCCTGCATGGGTGTCAGGTCCTGTGCCTCGTCGACGACGATGTGCCCGTACCGTTGCGGGGTCTCCCCGGTGATGAGGTACCGCAGTTCTTCAAGACAGACGTGGTCGTCGAGCGTCCAGGGATCGGCGTCGGCCTTGTCAGCCCGGGGGCGGTGCACGGCGGCCTGCTCCGCGGCGTCGAGAATGCCCTCGGAGCAGGTATGCAGGAGATCTTCCGAGTCGTAGAGGGTGCGGAGGGCTTCCCTGGCGCCCGGCGACGGCCAGACACGTTCGATCAGACGCTCGACTTGACGGTTGCGTCCCAGGTCGCGGCGGATCGTGTCGTCGCTGCCGCGGCGAGGGGCGACGGCGGCGAGTTCCCGCAGCAAGCGGTCGACGAGCAGACCGCGGAAGCGGTCGCGGCGCTCACGGTAGGAGCCGTCGCCTTGGCGTACGTCCTCCAGCAGGGCGAGCACCTCCAAGCGCGGGAGACGCAGGGTCGTGCTGCCGACGGTGACGGTGAGCTCCGGCTTGGCCCCCTCGTAGGAGGGAGTGGTGGTGAACTCGTCGACGGCCTCGGGACGGCACTCGCTCTCGACGCGCCGCCGCAGGACGGCCGCCATACGCTCATCGGACTTCACCAGCCGCGCCTGCAGGGTGTCGGTGCCGAGGATTTCGCCGTCCCACAGGCGGGTCACCTGTACTGCGTTGACGTTCCGGGTGCCGAGCGTGGGCAGCACCTGGCTCACGTAGTCCAGGAACCGCTGATGGGGGCCGACGACGAGGATGTCCTGGGCCTTGAAGTGTCCGTTGTTGACGAGCCAGGTCACGCGGTGCAGGCCGACCGCCGACTTGCCGGTACCCGGGCCGCCCTGCACGACGAGGATGTCGGAGGGTGAACCGGTGACCAGAGCCATCTGGTCACGGCGGATCGTCTCGACGATGTCCCGCATGCTGCCGCTGCGAGAGCGCTGGAGCTCGCGCAGGAGGAAGTCGTCGGGCTGCTGGGGCCTTTGGCGATGGAGGCGTGCGATGCCGGCCGGGGTGAGAACGGGCGGCCGGGCGTTTTCCGGCTGATGTACGTCGGCGGAGCCCGCCGCCGCGGACACCGGATCGGCGTCGACCGCGGCCGGCCGCGGGACCGCGACGGAGATGTCGTCGGCATAGCCTTCGACGACGCGCTGCGTGCAGTGCAGCCGCCGCCGCAGGAGCACCTCTCCCGGAGCGTCGGGCAGCACGTCGAGCCACTTCTTCGCGAGCGCGCTGGTCCACTCCACGACGACGATGTCGCGGGTCTGGACGTCGGAAACAGCGCGCCGACCGACGTACCAGACATCGGGCTCGCCACCGGGGCCGTCCTGCACGTCTACGCGGCTGATGACCAGCGATGCGTTGCCGAGACCTCCGTACGCCGCGGCTCGCTCCTCGGCCGCGAGACGGTTGGCGACACTGTCCTTGCCGCTCGCGGAGGCCGAGGCGACCGACCCCCCGGTCAGTTCGGCCAGCCGCGCGGCGTAGCAGTCGTAGGCGCGATCCACCGCCTTCTGCTCGATGGCGATGATCTCGTCGCGGGTGGTGGTGCCCATGTGTGTCCCCTCCCTTGCAGTGCCCCGAAGGGTGCTGCGCCGGGCATGCGCCCGTACACCGGTGAAATAACATGCAGAGGCCATCTGGTGACAAGTGGTCAGACAGCGGAGGCGGAATCGGTCCGGGTCAGGCAGCGGCCCTGCCCGGCTGCTGGTCGGAGCTGAGAGAGCGCAGGATCCGCGCCTCTTCGTTGCGGGCGGCGGAGACGGAGACGCGGCCGGCGGCGCGCCGGAGGGCGAGACCGGCGAGGGCGTCGGCGGTTTCGTTGAGGTCATGTCCGATGTGGCCCTTGAGCCAGCGGACCTGGAGGCGGTCGCGATGGGGCAGCAGGCGGTCCAGGAGTGCTCTGCCCTCGGGGAAGAGGACGGTGCGGTGGGCAGTTGCCGGATCGGCGCTCGTCAGGGCCAGGTTCACCGAATCGACGGCCTCGGTGCTGTCACACAGGACGACTACGGGGACTTCCGGGTGGCGGCCCAGGAGACAGACGGCGGCCTGGCAGATACCTATGATCTCGGCCTCGCCGCTGCACGAGGCCATCGAGTCGCCGTATCCGGTTGTTCCGTCCTCGGCGGCCCAGCCGTAGCCGCACAGTGCGGATTCGTCGCCGACCGCTGCGTCGGCGACGGCCACCGCGGCACGGCTGGGGAAGTCGTCGAGGATGGCGTAACGCTCCTTGTAGCCGGGGGTCGGATCCTCCGAACCGCCGCCGTCGCCACCGCCGTTCTGAGTCGTGTCGGCGGGCGCGTTCCCGGTGAGGAGGGTGGCGAGGGTGCGGTGGCACCGCGGGCAGCCGTCGGCCCGCGCGTCGCAGTCCGCCTGGTGCTCGGTGGCCAGTCGGCAGGCCCGCTGCCACAGCTCGGGCTCGCCGGCGGAGAAGCGTATGAGAGCTGCGGCGCGGCACTGCGCGATGAGCTGCGCGAAGGGCTCGGTGGCCGCACGGTCCCGGATGCGGTCGTGCAGATCGGCGATCCGGTGCTTGGCCTCGCGGGCGCGGGCCGCGAGGATCGCGGCGTCCTGGTAGGCGTCGTCGAGCGCGTCGAGCTGGACACGGCGGGCGGTGAGAGGGCGGGCGAGCACCTGGCGTTCGGCCTGGGCGATGGCGTAGCGACCCCAGGCCAGCGCGGTACGGGCATGCCGGCCCCACCGTTCGACCACCGCGTCGTGCGCGAGGTGCGGATTCTCCTCCTCCTGGGCGTCGCGCAGGAGAATCTGGACGAAGGCGTCGTCGTGGCACTCCAGCAGTTCGCGGACGGCTGCCGGCAGTTCGGCGGTCGCCGGGCCCCGTCGCCAAGCCCACAGGGCGAGATCGTTGTCCGGCTCCCGCACCTCGGCGGCCGCCGAACCGCGGTCGAGGAGTTCCTCTCGCAGGGCCCGGCCGTACGCTTCCGGGTCCGCGGCGCGCGCCACGCGCAGCTCGAGCGGCTCCAGCGGCGGCCTGCGCCGGTCGGCGACGCGACGCGCACGCTGCTCCTTGCACTTGGCGTCCGCCTCGGACCGTGCCCGGCGCACCCTGCGTGCGTACTCGCGCAGGTGACGCAGTTGGTGGGGTGCCTGTGGTCCGGAGAGCTCGGTGCGCCTGATGTCGCCACGGGCGAGGACATCGGCGTGGGCCAGAGCGATGGCGATGAGCCCGGCCAGCGAAGGGTGGGCCAGGGCCGCGGTGGTCTCCGGGGAAGCCATGCCGTTCATGCGCGCTAGGACGGCGTCCTGCAGCGCGGTGAAGTCTTCGGTGTAGTGCTGGACCAGTTCGGTGTGCGTGGCGATCGTCACGGTGACCTTCCAAGTCACGAGCGGGGTAACCGGTTCGGGCAGTGGGCGTGTTGCGCCCAGCCGGGACGAGTGGGCGGACGTGGGCCCTGCCGTCGAGCACCTCGGCGCGGGCTACGGTTACGGCATCAGTAGTTGCCGTTGCTCAGGACGTCGCCGTCGACGTTGTAGACGGTGACGAGACCGTTCTTGCTGGCCTTGCCCCGGCCGGCCTGGAAGTCGGCGAAGGCGGAGGCGAGCAGCTTGGCGTTGCCGGCGTCCGCGCTGACCAGGTCCCCTGTGTAGTCCGTGTAGATCTCGGCCGTGTCCAGGACGTCATTGTTCTTGTCGGCGCCCTGGACCTTCGTGACGTGCGCCGCGGCCTCCCGCGTCTTCGCGGACTCGTGCTTCTTCACATACGCCTTGAAGGCGTCGGCGGTGGACTGCTGGGGCGTGGCGGTCTTGGCCGAGCCAGTGCCGTTCGAGGAGCCGGTGCCCTTCGATGAGCCGGTGGTCTTGGGAGAGCCGGTGGTCTTGGAGGGGTGACCGCCCTTGGAGGAGCCGGTGGACGCGGCGGTGGACGCGGCGCCGGCCGTGGAGTCGTCCGAGCCGGACCCCGCCACGGACGCGATACCGCCGATCACGATCACGGCCAGGAAGCCGAGGCAGCCCAGCTTCACCTTGGACCGCTTCTTCGGCGGCGCGGGGGGCTGCGGGTAGCCCGGCTGGTGCGCGTATCCCGGCTGCTGCGGGAATCCAGGCTGCTGTGGGGCCTGCTGCGCG encodes:
- a CDS encoding AAA family ATPase, whose product is MGTTTRDEIIAIEQKAVDRAYDCYAARLAELTGGSVASASASGKDSVANRLAAEERAAAYGGLGNASLVISRVDVQDGPGGEPDVWYVGRRAVSDVQTRDIVVVEWTSALAKKWLDVLPDAPGEVLLRRRLHCTQRVVEGYADDISVAVPRPAAVDADPVSAAAGSADVHQPENARPPVLTPAGIARLHRQRPQQPDDFLLRELQRSRSGSMRDIVETIRRDQMALVTGSPSDILVVQGGPGTGKSAVGLHRVTWLVNNGHFKAQDILVVGPHQRFLDYVSQVLPTLGTRNVNAVQVTRLWDGEILGTDTLQARLVKSDERMAAVLRRRVESECRPEAVDEFTTTPSYEGAKPELTVTVGSTTLRLPRLEVLALLEDVRQGDGSYRERRDRFRGLLVDRLLRELAAVAPRRGSDDTIRRDLGRNRQVERLIERVWPSPGAREALRTLYDSEDLLHTCSEGILDAAEQAAVHRPRADKADADPWTLDDHVCLEELRYLITGETPQRYGHIVVDEAQDLTPMQARSLRRRSAAHGSMTILGDLAQATGPHAHTDWDRLGTLLSDHGDWRVAELTTSYRVPAEIMEFVAPLARTIAPALPYPQAVRAAGEGAVRTVATDPWRLLDDTVAQATRLIGTSDGQTLRSVAVIVPDDSGWLDEISRHLDLADGITEQGREAVSVLAAAQAKGMEYDHVLVVEPATIADRGPAGLRQLYVALTRSTQSLTVLHTSPLPEAFTNSGGSSTEPAPTEGEPDMADGDVPEIGTDVRVRVTGRTPGGRYRVKALSPAIDVPLVLTVRHGSVPPRPGETLDCWVFAQETNHCLLTRDQHGRRPISPRMAERYMAALGVLGDLANGDGTSPENARDRLSELKGMANRVLRRDKADWVDVRRVLGSPDKRRLTLLRDLAAHTNRMLKDDNLDVNRLQEDLARVGWAQALDEARETLQHRLAAMGEPDTDDAPASAEQRRSEQKKADPVTSAEDMPATPAPAKGLLHSLETAAAADRTCKKHEAVRHALKAALLWADLQPTDSPVIDVSRVAEDGHFLYEVLGAGRSTYADLRSGATRLLEINHTLPAPADRLYLVLSEPPAEDWSADTLYGVFGVHVLWRTPDSWGGREAETALSSGQA